The Corvus cornix cornix isolate S_Up_H32 chromosome 12, ASM73873v5, whole genome shotgun sequence genome includes a window with the following:
- the RAB7A gene encoding ras-related protein Rab-7a, with the protein MTSRKKVLLKVIILGDSGVGKTSLMNQYVNKKFSNQYKATIGADFLTKEVMVDDRLVTMQIWDTAGQERFQSLGVAFYRGADCCVLVFDVTAPNTFKTLDSWRDEFLIQASPRDPENFPFVVLGNKIDLENRQVTTKRAQAWCYSKNNIPYFETSAKEAINVEQAFQTIARNALKQETEVELYNEFPEPIKLDKTDRAKASAESCSC; encoded by the exons ATGACGTCTAGGAAGAAAGTGTTACTGAAAGTCATCATCCTTGGAGACTCTGG GGTGGGAAAGACATCACTCATGAACCAGTATGTGAACAAGAAATTCAGTAACCAGTACAAGGCTACGATAGGTGCAGACTTCCTGACAAAAGAGGTGATGGTGGATGACAGGCTAGTGACAATGCAG ATATGGGATACAGCAGGCCAAGAACGGTTTCAGTCTCTGGGAGTTGCCTTCTACAGGGGAGCAGACTGCTGTGTGCTGGTGTTTGATGTCACGGCCCCCAACACATTCAAAACCCTAGACAGCTGGAGGGACGAATTCCTCATTCAGGCCAGTCCAAGGGATCCTGAGAACTTTCCTTTTGTTGTGCTGGGAAACAAGATTGACCTAGAAAACAGACAA GTCACCACAAAACGGGCACAAGCCTGGTGCTACAGTAAAAACAACATCCCCTACTTTGAAACCAGTGCCAAGGAGGCCATTAACGTGGAACAAGCTTTCCAGACGATTGCACGAAATGCACTTAAACAG GAAACCGAAGTGGAGCTTTACAATGAATTCCCTGAACCCATCAAACTAGACAAGACTGACCGAGCGAAGGCTTCTGcggagagctgcagctgctga